A region of the Oceaniferula marina genome:
GATCATCCGTGAGTGGGCTCCCGCTGCCCACTCGGTATCCCTAGTGGGAGACTTCAACCAGTGGAACCCGGAAGCCACCCCGCTGAGCCGCGACCAGCAAGGGGGCTGGCAGACCGAACTTCCCAAGAAACTCATCAAACACAAAGAGCTTATCAAACTCCACATCGTCGGAGCTGATGGCAGCGTGCGCGATCGTATCCCGGCCACCATCCTGCGCTGTGTTCAAGACTCCAAAACCCACGATTATTCAGGACAGGTTTGGAGCCCCGAGACGGCCTACACGTGGAAACACAGCTTTGACCCGGCAACGATCAAAGCCCCTACCATCTATGAAGCCCACGTCGGTATGGCTGGAGAAGCTCCCCGCCTCCATAGCTACCGCGAATTTGCGGAGCAGGTTCTCCCCCGCATCGCCGAACTTGGGTATAACACCATCCAACTCATGGCTGTTCAGGAGCACCCGTATTACGGATCCTTCGGCTACCACGTCTCCTCATTCTTTGCCCCCTGCTCCCGCTTCGGCACCCCGGATGAATTAAAATACCTGATCGATACCGCCCACGGCCTCGGCATCGCCGTGCTGCTCGACATTGTCCACTCCCACGCCGTCAAAAACATCGCCGAAGGACTCAATGATTTCGATGGGTCCGGCAACCAGTATTTCCACGCCGGCGACCGGGGAAACCAACCCCAATGGGATTCCAAATGCTTCGATTACGGCAAATCTGAAGTCCAACAATTCCTGCTCTCCAATGTCAGATACTGGCTCGAAGAATTCCATTTCGACGGATTCCGCTTCGATGGCATCACTTCGATGCTTTACCATCACCACGGCACCGTCGCCTTCGACCACTACGACAAATATTTCCTGGATGGCCCGGACGAGGACGCCATCCTTTACCTCGGGCTCGCCACCACTCTCGCCAAACAGATCCAACCCGGAGCCCTGCTCATCGCCGAGGACATGTCCGGCATGCCGGGCCTCTGCCGACCAGCCAAGGAAGGTGGCGTCGGCTTCACCCATCGACTCGCCATGGGCATCCCCGATTACTGGATCAAGCTGCTCAAACACAAACAGGACGAAGACTGGAAACCTGAGGAGATGTGGGGCGTGATGACCAACCGCCGATACGGCGAAGCCAATATCGCCTACGCCGAAAGTCACGACCAGGCACTCGTCGGGGATAAAACCATCGCCTTCCGCCTGATGGATCAGGACATGTACTGGCACATGAGCATCGATGACCAGCACGGTGGCATCGAACGTGGAATCGCCCTGCATAAATTGATCCGACTCTTCACGCTGGTCTCCGGGGGCGAAGGTTGGCTCAACTTCATGGGCAATGAATTCGGCCATCCCGAGTGGTTGGATTTCCCCCGTGAAGGCAACGATTGGTCCTACCACTACTGCCGCCGCCAATGGTCACTGGTCGACAACCCGGAACTCCGCTACCAATACCTCAACGCCTTCGATGGATCGATGATGAATCTGACGGAGAAATATCAACTCCTGCAAAGCCCTCCTGCCAAGCTTCTCTACGTTCACAATGACGACCAGATTCTCGCAGCCGAACGGGCAGGCCTGATCTTCGTGTTCAATTTCAACCCGCACCAATCGTTTCCCGATTACCTGATCCCGGTGGATGACGAAGGGCCTTACAAAATCGTCCTCAACTCCGACTCCGCCGCCCACGGTGGCCACCGCAGAATTGACCCGTCGATCATTCCCCAAACCAACGCCGAGACCCAACTCCCGCTGTATATCCCAAGCCGATGCTGTCTGGTTCTCAAAAAATGGGAGTAGAACCATCCATAGAGACTGTATACGGTAGGGAGGATTGGCCTCAATCCTCCGACGGATGTATGGCGTGCAACAAAAGCATTCCGATCCGTCATCAATAAATATGATCTTCAATGAAACCGGCCCCATTCTCTACCGTTGTTGTTTTTACTCTGATAATCACCTGCTCGAGTTGCAATAAACAAAGCCAAAATCAACTCAAGCCAGCCAAGAACAAGCAAGTCCACATATTCGGTTAGAAAACAAGAGGGCAAAATGAAACCTAAACTTAGAAATAGCACCTAAAAACTGCAACAATTTAAGCAAACGACGCACAATATGCGTATTTTCACCATAGAAACCGATAAATTTTTTCCAATTTGTCGATTTTTAGCGAGTTTTCATTTTACAAATTGCCAATTCGCGGGTAATTGCCCTCGCGAACCGACAATTTTATTATGAGCACACAGTCACTCGACGGAGCACAAGCTCTGATCAAAACTTTGGACGATCTGGGAATTGAGTATATCTTCGGCTATTCCGGAGGAGCTGCGATCCCGATTTTTGACGCCCTGGTCACCGTTAAGAGCAACCTCAAGTTTGTTCTTGCCCGCCACGAGCAAGGCTGCTGCCACATGGCAGATGGCTATGCGCGCGCCACCGGAAAACCTGCAGTTGTTCTGGTTACCTCAGGCCCTGGTGCAGGCAATACCATCACCGGTATCATGACGGCACAGATGGACTCCGTCCCAATGATCATTCTTTGTGGTCAACAAGTGACGTGGATGCTCGGTAAAGACGCCTTTCAGGAGGCCGATATCTTTGGCATCACGATGCCTGTGGTCAAACACAACTACCTGGTCAAAAAGACCGATGACATCCCGCGTGTCATGCGTGAGGCTTATCATATTTCTACGACGGGTCGCCCTGGCCCGGTCCTGATTGACCTGCCAAAAAACGTCACTCAGGCGCCCTTCGCCGGAGACATGGACCCGGAGCTCGACCTCCCGGGATACCAACCTCAATCAGGGTTTGAAATCGAATCCTCCGATATCGATCAGGCACTGCAACTCATCCACAAGGCTCAACGCCCGGTTATTCTCGCAGGTCAGGGAGCCATGATTTCCCATGCTGAAAACCAGATCAAACAACTGGCTGAAACCCTACGCTGCCCGGTAACCACGACCCTGCTCGGCAAAGGAATTCTACCGGAAGAGCACCCGCTCTCACTCGGCATGCTCGGCATGCACGGCACAGCCTACGCCAACAAGGCGATTGTCGGCTGCGATTTGTTGATCAATGTGGGCTCACGCTTTGACGACCGCATCATCGGTCAAGCCGACAAGTTCTGCAAAGACGCCAAGATTATCCACATCGATATCGATCCATCCGAAATTGGAAAAATGATCCGTCCGGACATCAGTATCGTGGGAGATGCCAAGACGGCCTTGGTCGAAATCAATAAGCGGATCTCCGGACTCGATACCGCACCATGGCTCGAAGAAATCGA
Encoded here:
- the ilvB gene encoding biosynthetic-type acetolactate synthase large subunit — translated: MSTQSLDGAQALIKTLDDLGIEYIFGYSGGAAIPIFDALVTVKSNLKFVLARHEQGCCHMADGYARATGKPAVVLVTSGPGAGNTITGIMTAQMDSVPMIILCGQQVTWMLGKDAFQEADIFGITMPVVKHNYLVKKTDDIPRVMREAYHISTTGRPGPVLIDLPKNVTQAPFAGDMDPELDLPGYQPQSGFEIESSDIDQALQLIHKAQRPVILAGQGAMISHAENQIKQLAETLRCPVTTTLLGKGILPEEHPLSLGMLGMHGTAYANKAIVGCDLLINVGSRFDDRIIGQADKFCKDAKIIHIDIDPSEIGKMIRPDISIVGDAKTALVEINKRISGLDTAPWLEEIEGWKKKYPLSYRKQGGLRMQQVIDELYQIAGGDAIVATDVGQHQMWAAQFYKTNSPYKWLSSGGAGTMGFGFPAAIGAAFACPDQTIISISGDGGFQMTLFELATAALHKLPIKIVVLNNNYLGMVRQWQELFYEDRKSGVDLEGNPDFVKLAASYGIPGFNIKRPADVRRVLKKAFEVKDGPVLIHAECLKTDNVFPMIPAGAALEDMLTEPPKTKMEKPTGST
- a CDS encoding alpha amylase C-terminal domain-containing protein: MSKSIPTLVANDPWLEPYTDHIRWRMQQLDERLQSIQQQAGSLENYASRHLNHGIHLNGDQSAWIIREWAPAAHSVSLVGDFNQWNPEATPLSRDQQGGWQTELPKKLIKHKELIKLHIVGADGSVRDRIPATILRCVQDSKTHDYSGQVWSPETAYTWKHSFDPATIKAPTIYEAHVGMAGEAPRLHSYREFAEQVLPRIAELGYNTIQLMAVQEHPYYGSFGYHVSSFFAPCSRFGTPDELKYLIDTAHGLGIAVLLDIVHSHAVKNIAEGLNDFDGSGNQYFHAGDRGNQPQWDSKCFDYGKSEVQQFLLSNVRYWLEEFHFDGFRFDGITSMLYHHHGTVAFDHYDKYFLDGPDEDAILYLGLATTLAKQIQPGALLIAEDMSGMPGLCRPAKEGGVGFTHRLAMGIPDYWIKLLKHKQDEDWKPEEMWGVMTNRRYGEANIAYAESHDQALVGDKTIAFRLMDQDMYWHMSIDDQHGGIERGIALHKLIRLFTLVSGGEGWLNFMGNEFGHPEWLDFPREGNDWSYHYCRRQWSLVDNPELRYQYLNAFDGSMMNLTEKYQLLQSPPAKLLYVHNDDQILAAERAGLIFVFNFNPHQSFPDYLIPVDDEGPYKIVLNSDSAAHGGHRRIDPSIIPQTNAETQLPLYIPSRCCLVLKKWE